One stretch of Euphorbia lathyris chromosome 7, ddEupLath1.1, whole genome shotgun sequence DNA includes these proteins:
- the LOC136235776 gene encoding helicase sen1-like isoform X3 gives MGSRGRLLFDLNEPPAEDGEETDVICLQPQKALPSPFVRPKVASGPEAGSEQKIAGDHQKPKLASPAKSINGDNAKTAASLVSGLADPGAEEREEGEWSDIEGSADAPAGSSFLELRKASQVCQRSESMECTASGMATENISGITKITDNIKVESGGRISQDLDPRLNDQKSNSSRNSNSNANGDASMDSQEENASVPKTREVKGVEANHALKSANNLGKRRIDHHKEAMLGKKRNRQTMLINIDEVKQAGPIKSSTPRRPPTMLRTVKEVRTVTPSSEHGEKHTNPVIKDQKQVDWSLNEGGMSSESYQPKNECNGDISSGQLSRPRRLNSDADLTTEGHLPPIPRQSSWKQPTDLRAPKNSQFSGRKPALIGQNSIDSKLGNKKHPPAKKPAATSTQYQDTSVERLIREVTNEKFWHHPEDSDLQCVPGRFESVEEYVRVFEPLLFEECRAQLYSTWEELAETNAHVMVRIKSVERRERGWYDVIVLPINEYKWTFKEGDVAVLSTPRPGTVRPKRTNTSTNEDDDDADTGERVAGTVRRHTPLDTRDPPGAILHFFVGDSYDPYSKADEDHILRKLQPRSTWFLTVLGSLATTQREYVALHAFCRLNSQMQTAILKPSPDHFPKYEQQTPSMPECFTQNFVDHLHRTFNGPQLAAIHWAAMHTAAGTSSGTTKRQDPWPFTLVQGPPGTGKTHTVWGMLNVIHLVQYQQYYTSLLKKLAPQSYKQANESNSDNIALGSIDEVLHNMDQNLFRSLSKLCPKPRMLVCAPSNAATDELLARCLDRGFIDGEMKVYRPDVARVGVDSQSRAAQAVSVERRTEQLLIKSREEVSKWMQDLRGQEAYFSAHIADLQSRLSMAAVDGRSQGSVGVDPDVLIAREQNRDLLLQNLAAAVESRDKVLVEISRLLILEARFRAGSNFNMEEARASLEASFANEAEIVFTTVSSSGRKLFSRLTHGFDMVVIDEAAQASEVGVLPPLALGAPRCVLVGDPQQLPATVISKAAGTLMYSRSLFERFQQAGCPTMLLSVQYRMHPQIRDFPSRYFYQGRLTDSESVVGLPDELYYKDPLLRPYLFYDVTYGRESHRGGSVSYQNIHEAHLCLQLYEHLQKTLKSLGQGRVTVGIITPYKLQLKCLQHEFAPILKSEEGKDIYINTVDAFQGQERDVIIMSCVRASNHGVGFVADIRRMNVALTRARRALWVIGNANSLVQSDDWAALVTDAKARNCYMDMDSLPKEFLAPKGMHGKGSFNTRVSRLGGPRHRPMDMHLESRSGTPSEEDDNTGGPVISRNGGYRPYKAPMDNLDEFDQPGDKFRDAWQYGIQKKQSSSSIVGKRDL, from the exons ATGGGTTCTCGAGGAAGGCTATTATTTGATCTTAATGAACCCCCTGCTGAGGATGGTGAGGAGACCGATGTCATTTGCTTGCAACCACAGAAGGCACTACCCTCA CCTTTTGTCCGGCCCAAAGTCGCTTCTGGCCCTGAAGCAGGTTCTGAGCAGAAGATAGCAGGGGATCATCAGAAACCCAAGCTTGCATCACCAGCAAAATCAATTAATGGTGATAATGCAAAAACAGCAGCATCATTGGTTTCAGGTTTAGCAGATCCGGGAGCTGAAGAAAGAGAAGAGGGGGAGTGGTCTGACATAGAGGGTTCTGCTGATGCACCTGCAGGCAGCAGTTTTCTTGAGCTGAGGAAAGCTTCACAAGTGTGTCAAAGGTCTGAGTCAATGGAATGTACTGCCTCTGGTATGGCTACGGAGAATATTTCTGGCATCACCAAGATTACTGATAATATCAAGGTTGAAAGCGGAGGCCGTATTTCACAGGATTTAGATCCGAGATTGAATGATCAGAAAAGTAATAGTAGCAGAAATTCAAATTCCAATGCTAACGGTGATGCATCCATGGACAGTCAGGAAGAAAATGCATCAGTGCCAAAAACAAGGGAAGTTAAAGGTGTTGAAGCAAATCATGCACTTAAGAGTGCCAATAATCTGGGGAAGAGAAGGATAGACCACCACAAAGAAGCAATGCTAGGGAAGAAGCGTAATAGACAGACTATGTTAATTAATATTGATGAAGTCAAGCAAGCTGGTCCAATCAAATCTTCAACACCTAGAAGACCACCAACTATGCTTCGTACTGTGAAGGAGGTTCGCACGGTCACTCCATCATCAGAACATGGTGAAAAGCACACTAATCCAGTGATTAAGGATCAGAAGCAAGTTGACTGGTCGTTGAATGAGGGAGGCATGTCATCAGAGTCCTATCAACCAAAAAATGAATGTAATGGTGATATCAGTTCTGGACAACTATCAAGGCCTAGGAGGCTGAACAGTGATGCTGATTTAACAACAGAAGGACACCTACCACCCATTCCAAGACAGAGTTCTTGGAAGCAGCCTACTGATTTAAGGGCGCCAAAAAACTCACAATTTTCTGGAAGGAAACCAGCTTTGATTGGTCAAAATTCCATAGACTCGAAGCTGGGAAACAAGAAACATCCTCCTGCCAAGAAGCCAGCTGCTACAAGTACCCAATATCAAGACACATCAGTTGAACGTCTCATAAGGGAGGTGACTAATGAGAAATTCTGGCATCATCCAG AAGACTCTGATCTCCAGTGTGTTCCTGGAAGGTTTGAATCTGTTGAAGAGTATGTCAGGGTTTTTGAGCCTTTACTTTTTGAAGAATGTCGAGCACAGTTATACAGCACCTGGGAAGAGTTGGCTGAAACAAATGCTCATGTAATGGTTCGTATAAAGAGCGTTGAAAGACGAGAAAGAG GATGGTATGATGTGATAGTTCTTCCAATAAATGAGTACAAATGGACATTCAAGGAGGGTGATGTTGCAGTTCTTTCAACACCTAGGCCAGGAACAG TCAGACCCAAGAGGACCAACACCTCCACaaatgaagatgatgatgatgccgACACCGGTGAACGCGTGGCTGGTACTGTTAGAAGACATACCCCCTTGGATACTCGTGATCCTCCTGGTGCAATCCTTCATTTTTTTGTTGGGGACTCCTATGATCCTTACAG CAAGGCTGATGAAGATCATATTCTAAGAAAACTCCAGCCCAGAAGCACCTGGTTTCTAACTGTGCTCGGTTCTCTAGCAACTACTCAGCGGGAATATGTTGCCTTGCATGCATTTTGTCGTCTCAATTCACAG ATGCAAACCGCAATATTAAAGCCCAGTCCTGATCATTTCCCCAAATATGAGCAACAGACTCCTTCAATGCCTGAGTGCTTCACCCAGAATTTTGTTGACCATTTGCATAGGACCTTCAATGGACCTCAGTTGGCAGCAATTCATTGGGCTGCAATGCATACTGCTGCTGGTACTAGTAGTGGAACGACAAAGCGGCAAGATCCATGGCCCTTTACCCTTGTTCAAGGGCCACCTGGAACAGGTAAGACCCATACTGTTTGGGGGATGCTTAATGTAATCCATTTGGTCCAATATCAGCAGTACTATACTTCTTTGCTTAAGAAACTTgccccccagagctataagcaAGCCAACGAAAGCAATTCTGACAACATTGCGTTGGGTTCAATTGATGAAGTTCTTCATAACATGGACCAAAATCTGTTTCGATCTCTATCAAAACTCTGTCCAAAGCCCAGAATGTTGGTTTGTGCTCCTTCCAATGCTGCAACTGATGAGCTTCTTGCACGTTGTCTTGATCGGGGGTTCATTGATGGTGAGATGAAAGTTTATCGGCCAGATGTGGCTAGGGTGGGGGTTGATTCACAATCACGTGCTGCCCAGGCAGTTTCTGTTGAGAGGAGAACTGAACAGCTGTTAATCAAGAGTCGAGAGGAAGTGTCAAAATGGATGCAAGATTTAAGAGGTCAAGAAGCTTATTTTTCTGCTCACATAGCTGATCTGCAAAGCAGACTTAGCATGGCAGCTGTGGATGGTCGTTCTCAAGGATCTGTTGGTGTTGATCCTGATGTTCTTATTGCCCGGGAGCAAAATCGAGATTTGTTATTGCAAAATCTTGCTGCAGCTGTTGAAAGCAGGGATAAAGTTCTAGTTGAGATTTCTCGCCTCCTGATTTTAGAAGCCAGGTTTCGTGCTGGTAGTAATTTCAACATGGAGGAAGCTCGTGCTAGTCTGGAGGCAAGTTTTGCCAATGAGGCAGAGATTGTTTTCACCACTGTGTCAAGCAGCGGTCGTAAGTTGTTCTCTCGGCTTACACATGGTTTTGATATGGTGGTTATTGATGAAGCCGCTCAAGCCAGTGAAGTAGGTGTTCTTCCTCCTTTAGCTCTCGGTGCTCCACGCTGTGTTCTTGTGGGGGATCCTCAACAGCTTCCTGCAACTGTTATCAGCAAGGCAGCAGGAACCTTAATGTATAGTAGAAGCCTTTTTGAAAGGTTTCAACAAGCGGGATGCCCAACAATGTTGTTATCGGTGCAGTATAGGATGCATCCCCAAATCCGAGATTTCCCTTCGCGGTACTTCTACCAAGGCCGTCTTACTGACAGTGAAAGTGTTGTTGGCTTACCTGATGAATTGTACTACAAGGATCCGTTACTCAGACCATATTTATTTTATGATGTTACTTATGGGCGGGAATCCCACAGGGGTGGATCAGTATCGTATCAGAACATACACGAAGCACACTTATGTCTTCAGCTGTACGAGCATCTTCAGAAAACCCTGAAATCCTTGGGTCAGGGGAGAGTCACTGTTGGCATAATCACACCATACAAACTACAACTGAAATGCCTTCAACATGAATTTGCACCAATTTTAAAGTCAGAAGAAGGGAAAGACATCTATATCAATACTGTTGATGCTTTTCAGGGGCAAGAGCGAGATGTCATTATTATGTCTTGTGTGCGTGCCTCAAATCACGGTGTCGGCTTTGTTGCTGATATCCGCAGGATGAATGTTGCTCTCACACGTGCAAGAAGGGCGCTATGG GTTATAGGGAACGCAAATTCTCTGGTGCAATCTGATGACTGGGCCGCATTGGTTACTGATGCTAAAGCTAGGAACTGCTATATGGACATGGACTCTCTCCCAAAAGAGTTTTTGGCCCCGAAAGGAATGCACGGCAAAGGTTCCTTCAATACAAGGGTTTCAAGGTTAGGCGGACCGAGACACAGACCAATGGATATGCACTTGGAGTCCAGATCAGGAACCCCATCAGAAGAAGATGACAACACAGGTGGACCTGTTATCTCTAGGAATGGGGGTTATAGACCCTATAAAGCACCAATGGATAATTTAGATGAGTTTGATCAACCGGGTGATAAATTTAGAGATGCCTGGCAATACGGCATACAGAAGAAGCAGAGTTCTTCCAGCATTGTGGGAAAGAGAGACTTGTAG
- the LOC136235776 gene encoding uncharacterized ATP-dependent helicase C29A10.10c-like isoform X1, with the protein MGSRGRLLFDLNEPPAEDGEETDVICLQPQKALPSVNPNTSNLFPASVAPEGIKNNKAFSHASSMSGFQPFVRPKVASGPEAGSEQKIAGDHQKPKLASPAKSINGDNAKTAASLVSGLADPGAEEREEGEWSDIEGSADAPAGSSFLELRKASQVCQRSESMECTASGMATENISGITKITDNIKVESGGRISQDLDPRLNDQKSNSSRNSNSNANGDASMDSQEENASVPKTREVKGVEANHALKSANNLGKRRIDHHKEAMLGKKRNRQTMLINIDEVKQAGPIKSSTPRRPPTMLRTVKEVRTVTPSSEHGEKHTNPVIKDQKQVDWSLNEGGMSSESYQPKNECNGDISSGQLSRPRRLNSDADLTTEGHLPPIPRQSSWKQPTDLRAPKNSQFSGRKPALIGQNSIDSKLGNKKHPPAKKPAATSTQYQDTSVERLIREVTNEKFWHHPEDSDLQCVPGRFESVEEYVRVFEPLLFEECRAQLYSTWEELAETNAHVMVRIKSVERRERGWYDVIVLPINEYKWTFKEGDVAVLSTPRPGTVRPKRTNTSTNEDDDDADTGERVAGTVRRHTPLDTRDPPGAILHFFVGDSYDPYSKADEDHILRKLQPRSTWFLTVLGSLATTQREYVALHAFCRLNSQMQTAILKPSPDHFPKYEQQTPSMPECFTQNFVDHLHRTFNGPQLAAIHWAAMHTAAGTSSGTTKRQDPWPFTLVQGPPGTGKTHTVWGMLNVIHLVQYQQYYTSLLKKLAPQSYKQANESNSDNIALGSIDEVLHNMDQNLFRSLSKLCPKPRMLVCAPSNAATDELLARCLDRGFIDGEMKVYRPDVARVGVDSQSRAAQAVSVERRTEQLLIKSREEVSKWMQDLRGQEAYFSAHIADLQSRLSMAAVDGRSQGSVGVDPDVLIAREQNRDLLLQNLAAAVESRDKVLVEISRLLILEARFRAGSNFNMEEARASLEASFANEAEIVFTTVSSSGRKLFSRLTHGFDMVVIDEAAQASEVGVLPPLALGAPRCVLVGDPQQLPATVISKAAGTLMYSRSLFERFQQAGCPTMLLSVQYRMHPQIRDFPSRYFYQGRLTDSESVVGLPDELYYKDPLLRPYLFYDVTYGRESHRGGSVSYQNIHEAHLCLQLYEHLQKTLKSLGQGRVTVGIITPYKLQLKCLQHEFAPILKSEEGKDIYINTVDAFQGQERDVIIMSCVRASNHGVGFVADIRRMNVALTRARRALWVIGNANSLVQSDDWAALVTDAKARNCYMDMDSLPKEFLAPKGMHGKGSFNTRVSRLGGPRHRPMDMHLESRSGTPSEEDDNTGGPVISRNGGYRPYKAPMDNLDEFDQPGDKFRDAWQYGIQKKQSSSSIVGKRDL; encoded by the exons ATGGGTTCTCGAGGAAGGCTATTATTTGATCTTAATGAACCCCCTGCTGAGGATGGTGAGGAGACCGATGTCATTTGCTTGCAACCACAGAAGGCACTACCCTCAGTAAATCCAAACACTTCTAATTTGTTTCCAGCATCAGTAGCTCCTGAAggtataaaaaataacaaagcTTTCTCACATGCATCTTCTATGTCGGGTTTTCAGCCTTTTGTCCGGCCCAAAGTCGCTTCTGGCCCTGAAGCAGGTTCTGAGCAGAAGATAGCAGGGGATCATCAGAAACCCAAGCTTGCATCACCAGCAAAATCAATTAATGGTGATAATGCAAAAACAGCAGCATCATTGGTTTCAGGTTTAGCAGATCCGGGAGCTGAAGAAAGAGAAGAGGGGGAGTGGTCTGACATAGAGGGTTCTGCTGATGCACCTGCAGGCAGCAGTTTTCTTGAGCTGAGGAAAGCTTCACAAGTGTGTCAAAGGTCTGAGTCAATGGAATGTACTGCCTCTGGTATGGCTACGGAGAATATTTCTGGCATCACCAAGATTACTGATAATATCAAGGTTGAAAGCGGAGGCCGTATTTCACAGGATTTAGATCCGAGATTGAATGATCAGAAAAGTAATAGTAGCAGAAATTCAAATTCCAATGCTAACGGTGATGCATCCATGGACAGTCAGGAAGAAAATGCATCAGTGCCAAAAACAAGGGAAGTTAAAGGTGTTGAAGCAAATCATGCACTTAAGAGTGCCAATAATCTGGGGAAGAGAAGGATAGACCACCACAAAGAAGCAATGCTAGGGAAGAAGCGTAATAGACAGACTATGTTAATTAATATTGATGAAGTCAAGCAAGCTGGTCCAATCAAATCTTCAACACCTAGAAGACCACCAACTATGCTTCGTACTGTGAAGGAGGTTCGCACGGTCACTCCATCATCAGAACATGGTGAAAAGCACACTAATCCAGTGATTAAGGATCAGAAGCAAGTTGACTGGTCGTTGAATGAGGGAGGCATGTCATCAGAGTCCTATCAACCAAAAAATGAATGTAATGGTGATATCAGTTCTGGACAACTATCAAGGCCTAGGAGGCTGAACAGTGATGCTGATTTAACAACAGAAGGACACCTACCACCCATTCCAAGACAGAGTTCTTGGAAGCAGCCTACTGATTTAAGGGCGCCAAAAAACTCACAATTTTCTGGAAGGAAACCAGCTTTGATTGGTCAAAATTCCATAGACTCGAAGCTGGGAAACAAGAAACATCCTCCTGCCAAGAAGCCAGCTGCTACAAGTACCCAATATCAAGACACATCAGTTGAACGTCTCATAAGGGAGGTGACTAATGAGAAATTCTGGCATCATCCAG AAGACTCTGATCTCCAGTGTGTTCCTGGAAGGTTTGAATCTGTTGAAGAGTATGTCAGGGTTTTTGAGCCTTTACTTTTTGAAGAATGTCGAGCACAGTTATACAGCACCTGGGAAGAGTTGGCTGAAACAAATGCTCATGTAATGGTTCGTATAAAGAGCGTTGAAAGACGAGAAAGAG GATGGTATGATGTGATAGTTCTTCCAATAAATGAGTACAAATGGACATTCAAGGAGGGTGATGTTGCAGTTCTTTCAACACCTAGGCCAGGAACAG TCAGACCCAAGAGGACCAACACCTCCACaaatgaagatgatgatgatgccgACACCGGTGAACGCGTGGCTGGTACTGTTAGAAGACATACCCCCTTGGATACTCGTGATCCTCCTGGTGCAATCCTTCATTTTTTTGTTGGGGACTCCTATGATCCTTACAG CAAGGCTGATGAAGATCATATTCTAAGAAAACTCCAGCCCAGAAGCACCTGGTTTCTAACTGTGCTCGGTTCTCTAGCAACTACTCAGCGGGAATATGTTGCCTTGCATGCATTTTGTCGTCTCAATTCACAG ATGCAAACCGCAATATTAAAGCCCAGTCCTGATCATTTCCCCAAATATGAGCAACAGACTCCTTCAATGCCTGAGTGCTTCACCCAGAATTTTGTTGACCATTTGCATAGGACCTTCAATGGACCTCAGTTGGCAGCAATTCATTGGGCTGCAATGCATACTGCTGCTGGTACTAGTAGTGGAACGACAAAGCGGCAAGATCCATGGCCCTTTACCCTTGTTCAAGGGCCACCTGGAACAGGTAAGACCCATACTGTTTGGGGGATGCTTAATGTAATCCATTTGGTCCAATATCAGCAGTACTATACTTCTTTGCTTAAGAAACTTgccccccagagctataagcaAGCCAACGAAAGCAATTCTGACAACATTGCGTTGGGTTCAATTGATGAAGTTCTTCATAACATGGACCAAAATCTGTTTCGATCTCTATCAAAACTCTGTCCAAAGCCCAGAATGTTGGTTTGTGCTCCTTCCAATGCTGCAACTGATGAGCTTCTTGCACGTTGTCTTGATCGGGGGTTCATTGATGGTGAGATGAAAGTTTATCGGCCAGATGTGGCTAGGGTGGGGGTTGATTCACAATCACGTGCTGCCCAGGCAGTTTCTGTTGAGAGGAGAACTGAACAGCTGTTAATCAAGAGTCGAGAGGAAGTGTCAAAATGGATGCAAGATTTAAGAGGTCAAGAAGCTTATTTTTCTGCTCACATAGCTGATCTGCAAAGCAGACTTAGCATGGCAGCTGTGGATGGTCGTTCTCAAGGATCTGTTGGTGTTGATCCTGATGTTCTTATTGCCCGGGAGCAAAATCGAGATTTGTTATTGCAAAATCTTGCTGCAGCTGTTGAAAGCAGGGATAAAGTTCTAGTTGAGATTTCTCGCCTCCTGATTTTAGAAGCCAGGTTTCGTGCTGGTAGTAATTTCAACATGGAGGAAGCTCGTGCTAGTCTGGAGGCAAGTTTTGCCAATGAGGCAGAGATTGTTTTCACCACTGTGTCAAGCAGCGGTCGTAAGTTGTTCTCTCGGCTTACACATGGTTTTGATATGGTGGTTATTGATGAAGCCGCTCAAGCCAGTGAAGTAGGTGTTCTTCCTCCTTTAGCTCTCGGTGCTCCACGCTGTGTTCTTGTGGGGGATCCTCAACAGCTTCCTGCAACTGTTATCAGCAAGGCAGCAGGAACCTTAATGTATAGTAGAAGCCTTTTTGAAAGGTTTCAACAAGCGGGATGCCCAACAATGTTGTTATCGGTGCAGTATAGGATGCATCCCCAAATCCGAGATTTCCCTTCGCGGTACTTCTACCAAGGCCGTCTTACTGACAGTGAAAGTGTTGTTGGCTTACCTGATGAATTGTACTACAAGGATCCGTTACTCAGACCATATTTATTTTATGATGTTACTTATGGGCGGGAATCCCACAGGGGTGGATCAGTATCGTATCAGAACATACACGAAGCACACTTATGTCTTCAGCTGTACGAGCATCTTCAGAAAACCCTGAAATCCTTGGGTCAGGGGAGAGTCACTGTTGGCATAATCACACCATACAAACTACAACTGAAATGCCTTCAACATGAATTTGCACCAATTTTAAAGTCAGAAGAAGGGAAAGACATCTATATCAATACTGTTGATGCTTTTCAGGGGCAAGAGCGAGATGTCATTATTATGTCTTGTGTGCGTGCCTCAAATCACGGTGTCGGCTTTGTTGCTGATATCCGCAGGATGAATGTTGCTCTCACACGTGCAAGAAGGGCGCTATGG GTTATAGGGAACGCAAATTCTCTGGTGCAATCTGATGACTGGGCCGCATTGGTTACTGATGCTAAAGCTAGGAACTGCTATATGGACATGGACTCTCTCCCAAAAGAGTTTTTGGCCCCGAAAGGAATGCACGGCAAAGGTTCCTTCAATACAAGGGTTTCAAGGTTAGGCGGACCGAGACACAGACCAATGGATATGCACTTGGAGTCCAGATCAGGAACCCCATCAGAAGAAGATGACAACACAGGTGGACCTGTTATCTCTAGGAATGGGGGTTATAGACCCTATAAAGCACCAATGGATAATTTAGATGAGTTTGATCAACCGGGTGATAAATTTAGAGATGCCTGGCAATACGGCATACAGAAGAAGCAGAGTTCTTCCAGCATTGTGGGAAAGAGAGACTTGTAG